The genomic stretch gtgtttgaacacgtaaatactgaaaatcaactagcggacattttcacaaagccgctagccactgaacctttctttcatattcgccgagaacttggcattctcgatatttcggaacgggcacttTAATCTGCTGTTTACATTATTCCATTTAAAACCTTAATACTGCACTTCTGACaaatctatgttgttgtaagcacaTGTCTACTgttcactaagtcactccggCATTAAGGTGCTATTGTTCCTCTTCCTCTCTCTCTGCAAAATCTCATGACTACAATAATTCTATCTCAAAATGATATTGTTTATATATATACGCCTGATATATCTCTTTGGTTGTGTATTACTGTATGTGgtgttaattatgcatcaaactggtcattgcatgtgctgagtagtgaaaaatgaaaattttaaactgtatgagtcgaccgcagcagggtTATGGTCGACGCATGATTAGATAACTTTtgcattttctcaaaaatcaaacagtatgcgtcgacgcatacaggggtatggtcgacgcatcgctcaaagatttcgtttttctgcagaaaaattttaaatcatctctcatgcattcacatcattaaatgtgcaattacattccatcacctttcaaactacccactactttgtaacttgcatctacctagtggctattggtctttgatcttccatcttcccaaaaccctaacctttccactataaattgggaaaaacccctctctagaaaaatcactctcaaaaccctcatTAAACCTTCTCTCTATATCCAAACACTCAGTCTCAAACCCACTCAAATGGCTTCCTCATCACGCAGACCCTCCGGCAAAAGACCCCGAGAATCATCCGGTGCATCTCTTCCCgtatctgctgtatcactcgttccacctgctcgtgtcgaaattttcaacaaagacatcggtaaacgaggagttgtgcaacaacatgcgttctacaaacttGAAGCTGAACGCATGCACTTACCGGAAGTCCTGTCTCTGCTGCAGCATCAAGGACTCATCAACTTCTTGGAGTGCAACACTcaatacagtgaagaccttgtccgaGTTTTCTACTCCGGTCTTCATGAGAACTTTCGCGGGCACAAGCTTTCCTCCAGAGTTGGCTCTACAAAGGtatcaattaaatcaaatttctgGAACAAGTATTTTGACATGTCTGTGGATGAAGCTGGAAATTCTCTACCTGAGGTGACTGACTCTCACCACATagatggctatgagtttaagagtgcattaaATGACATGCTGGCACGACCATATTCTGATGAATTTGTGCAAAGTGACTTGTTCCCACGAAccgtcactgccggcaagctgaacgccggagaaaggattcttcagtgggttgtctcacgcatcctgcggccgaagaagggcggtctctccagagtcgaacagcccgaggttcatttgatttacattctgaaaaataagataaaaatcaactggccatactacattgctagtagaaTGTATAATCTACGTGATTCCGGGCGAGGGACTGCTCTTGCCTACGGATCATTCATTCAAGAAGTTCTTACTGCCGCCAATGTTAATCATCCGTCTTTCCCGTTCACATCAATCTCACCTGAcaaagagtttagcacaaaaaccatgtctatgatgggatatatTTGGTGCAGGGAGCGGAAGAAATATAAGTTTGTTCGAAGAGGATACGTTCCTCCAAGGGctgacagtgatgaaagcgaagaacaggacgatgaagtggaaaatgaagaagaagaagatgaagaagatgaagaaaggCACGATAATGCTCACAATGGTGGAGACGACAGTCCTTCACCCGTTGGCACATACGACTACTCCGGCTCTGCTTGGGTACAGCAGCCGGATACATatgaagaagatgttccacgatggggtggctggggtgaatggcaacatacgggtTGGACAACTCAACGTGAATCTTACCAACCGTATCACCAAGCTGAGGAAGAATTTCCTCCATCCCCTCCACATCCAGCTGATTCCTCAGAGCTGTTGGAGATGATGCAAAGCATGCAACTTGCCCAACAAACCTTCATGCAATCCCAGGATGACAGACTTGCTCAAATTAACAGTCAACTTCAAATCCAAAATGAGCGGATCGACAACCTCTCCACAAGCTTACATGAACGATATGCAGATTTGGATAGGCAGGTCACAGGGagcactacgccaaaaaggttttttaacagcgcatcttagacagcgcttttaaaagaaagcgctgtctaaggttaagataaaaataaaacacggaaaatgttctaaaaaaataatgaaagcgctgtctaagggggggtcttagacagcgcttttagaaagcgctgtctaagacccccccttagacaacgcttttagaaagcgcttttaaatatagaccttagtcagcgcttttgagaaagcgctgtttaaagtctttcaattaaaaaaaaaattaaaagacTTTTACATTCTTCGTTTATTTTCCATTCTTTTCATTATTATCATCATTTCTTCGTTTATTTTCCATTCTTTTCTCTCACTTCTCTGAATCTCTCTTTCTTCTTGCAGGTTTCTTTGATAATGGATTCAGGATGGTGGAGGCCTTTTTCAAAGACCGATTCCCGTGTCCCTTTCCAAGAACGCTTCCTTCATCAGAAAAATTCTTCGCAGGATCAGGATAATGTAAGCGATTTCTCTCACTTTTACTCTTTTTATTGATTTataatgattttttaaaatttaattttagTTTGATTTGATTTTATCGATTCGGAATTTCTCAATTTAGGGTTTATTTTTTGTAACAGTTGGATAGGTTTATTCCAAATAGATCAGCAATGGATTTTGGTTATGCTCATTACATGCTGACGGAGGGTACAAAGGGAAAAGAAAATCCAGAGGTGATTACACCATACCAGAAAAAACTCGCAGAAGCCGTTAACATCAATGACGGAACTCGAATATTGGCTTTCAAGAATAAGCCTCCGACACCGGTTGAACTCGTACCTAGGGAAATTCTTTCGCCTCCTCCTCAATCCAAATTATCCAAACCCAAACGATGTATTCCTCAGGTTAGTTGTTTCAAAGTCTTGCGTTTTCTATATTCAATAATCAAATTTGTTTAAGTCTTTCCATTTTTCAATTTTGGCATGTCTGTAATGTGTTTGTAAAAATGTTTTTGCAGACTTCTGAGAGGACCTTGGATGCCCCTGATATCTTGGATGATTTTTACTTGAATTTACTAGATTGGGGTAGCGATAATGTCCTTAGTATTGCCCTTGAAAATACAGTTTATCTTTGGAATGCTTCAGATAGTTCCACTTCAGAACTTGTCACTGTGGATGAGGAATATGGTCCTGTCACAAGTGTTAACTGGGCCCAAGATGGTCGCCATTTAGCCATTGGTTTGAACAATTCTCATGTCCAGATATGGGATACCAGTGCTTCTAAACAGGTAAATATCTTATAAATCATTAGGCCTTGTTCTTATGGTGCTCTTTGTGTTGTTTATTCATCATACTATAGATGCAAATTGCTTAGGGCAAAATATGCTTTTGGTTCTGAACAGGTAATTATCATATAACTCATTAGGCCTTGTTCTTATGGTGCTGTTATTGTTGTTTATTCATCACACTATAGATGCAAATTGCTTAAGGCAAAATATGTTTTTGGTTCTGAACAGGTAGTTATCATATAAATCATTAGGCATTGTTCTTATGATGCTTTTATTGTTGTTTATTCATCATACTAGATGCAAATTTCTTAGGGCAAAATATGTTTTTGGTTCTGAACAGAATTTGTCCTGTTTTATTTAAACCATTCTTTGTATTGTTTTAAACTTAAAATTGTTCTCAAGTCTCATATTTGTATGGTTTCATTTTGGTTGCTGTAGCTAAGGACACTAAAGGGTGGACATAGAACAAGAGTGGGTTCACTGGCTTGGAACAGTCACATTCTGACAACAGGAGGAATGGATGGTAAAATAGTAAACAATGATGTTAGAGTGAGATCTCACATTGTTGAAACGTACAGAGGACACAACCAGGAAGTTTGTGGGCTCAAGTGGTCATCCTCAGGACATCAATTGGCGAGTGGTGGAAACGATAATGTTGTTCACATATGGGATAGGTCTGTGGTTTCCTCAAATTCACCTACTAATTGGCTTCATAGGTTTGAGGAACACACAGCTGCTGTGAAGGCACTAGCTTGGTGTCCTTTTCAGGGTAACCTATTGGCATCTGGTGGAGGTGGGGGTGATCATTGCATTAAACTGTGGAACACACACACAGGTGCGAGACTGAATTCTTTCGATACAGGATCACAAGTTTGTTCTCTGCTCTG from Lathyrus oleraceus cultivar Zhongwan6 chromosome 7, CAAS_Psat_ZW6_1.0, whole genome shotgun sequence encodes the following:
- the LOC127106500 gene encoding cell division cycle 20.2, cofactor of APC complex, whose product is MDSGWWRPFSKTDSRVPFQERFLHQKNSSQDQDNLDRFIPNRSAMDFGYAHYMLTEGTKGKENPEVITPYQKKLAEAVNINDGTRILAFKNKPPTPVELVPREILSPPPQSKLSKPKRCIPQTSERTLDAPDILDDFYLNLLDWGSDNVLSIALENTVYLWNASDSSTSELVTVDEEYGPVTSVNWAQDGRHLAIGLNNSHVQIWDTSASKQLRTLKGGHRTRVGSLAWNSHILTTGGMDGKIVNNDVRVRSHIVETYRGHNQEVCGLKWSSSGHQLASGGNDNVVHIWDRSVVSSNSPTNWLHRFEEHTAAVKALAWCPFQGNLLASGGGGGDHCIKLWNTHTGARLNSFDTGSQVCSLLWNKNERELLSSHGFTKNQLTLWKYPSMVKMAELNGHTSRVLYMTQSPDGCTVASAAADETLRFWNVFGNPATAGKAAPKAYSEPFAKFNRIR